One window of the Streptomyces sp. ITFR-21 genome contains the following:
- a CDS encoding SCO5918 family protein, which yields MRVTIARRHFYFHRNEVEEAMNGVTPEPVTGVSVEIGGVSYPVMQVGAVITRQDRRDFSSGEVQRAMAALGFPCRTSVD from the coding sequence ATGCGCGTCACCATCGCTCGCCGACACTTCTACTTCCACCGGAACGAGGTGGAGGAGGCGATGAACGGAGTCACCCCCGAGCCCGTGACGGGGGTCTCGGTCGAGATCGGTGGCGTGAGCTACCCGGTCATGCAGGTGGGCGCGGTGATCACCCGCCAGGACCGGCGCGACTTCAGCTCGGGCGAGGTGCAGCGCGCGATGGCCGCGCTCGGGTTCCCCTGCCGGACCAGCGTCGACTGA
- a CDS encoding DUF3558 family protein, which yields MERRRTAPLLAGLLACAVAPAILLAGCSSGSGGGDASGSGSPKAVGTASPTPTLAPARFGTLPAPCRTVTQATVSALVPKAKVPGGTEAQSSDVATRGGCSWTGNGKDGYQYRWLSVTLQRFTSSTALGGAEDQARKRFADAVAELGAAKGFSTVAVSGIGDQASSIGGRATVAKVTSQNDTVVVRTGNVVLIVELDGAGLVGKKNPTARTVDGGAQRAARDAVASVLAANPGAGSAGAGSGTAGGTGTGTSAPSGSGGLSG from the coding sequence ATGGAACGACGACGCACCGCCCCGCTCCTGGCCGGGCTGCTGGCCTGCGCGGTGGCGCCCGCGATACTGCTCGCCGGATGCTCTTCGGGCTCCGGCGGCGGCGACGCCTCCGGCAGTGGGAGCCCGAAGGCCGTGGGCACGGCCAGCCCCACCCCGACCCTCGCCCCGGCGCGGTTCGGCACGCTGCCCGCCCCCTGCCGGACCGTGACGCAGGCCACCGTCAGCGCCCTGGTGCCCAAGGCGAAGGTCCCCGGCGGGACCGAGGCGCAGTCCTCGGACGTCGCCACCCGCGGCGGCTGCTCCTGGACCGGCAACGGCAAGGACGGCTACCAGTACCGCTGGCTGTCGGTCACCCTCCAGCGCTTCACCTCCTCCACCGCGCTGGGCGGCGCCGAGGACCAGGCGCGGAAGCGGTTCGCCGACGCGGTCGCGGAGCTGGGCGCGGCCAAAGGCTTCAGCACGGTGGCGGTCTCCGGCATCGGCGACCAGGCCAGTTCGATCGGCGGCAGGGCGACGGTCGCCAAGGTGACCTCGCAGAACGACACGGTGGTGGTCCGTACCGGGAACGTGGTCCTGATCGTCGAACTCGACGGCGCCGGCCTGGTGGGCAAGAAGAACCCGACCGCGCGGACCGTGGACGGCGGCGCGCAGCGGGCCGCCAGGGACGCGGTGGCGTCGGTCCTGGCCGCGAACCCGGGCGCGGGCAGCGCGGGCGCGGGCAGCGGCACGGCCGGCGGCACCGGCACCGGCACCAGCGCCCCGAGCGGCTCCGGCGGCCTGTCCGGATAG
- a CDS encoding DUF2637 domain-containing protein, whose protein sequence is MAAIRLTRTHRILIGIVVMGAVVIAGIGFAGSYAAVRTLALHKGFGWFANVFPIGVDAGIVVLLALDLLLTWLRIPFPLLRQTAWLLTAATIAFNGAAAWPDPLGVGMHAIIPVLFVVSVEAARHAIGRIADITADKHMESVRITRWLLAPVPTFRLWRRMKLWELRSYEEVIRREQDRLVYRARLRARYGVAWRRRAPVEAIMPLRLARYGVPLSETADAGLEAAGIDVGPPVKQLEAAVVARPAADEPGRADRAAASGPAETAAGPGSLPGSLPEAAPEPGPQPADDPGFDEQQQAYEQELYESRLYEQQMYEQQPYEEPPQISPHDSPWFAAQQVQQPQQANAYAQQQIRQQPQAQPQYEQQPYEQQQYQQPPYEQSGPQQQQPPVMVPNGPYRQRPLGNPDMNGTLNGFNGNGSNGRPAQEFREPPYVAQPQGQPQPQAQPTPPEPAPASAPDANSDTYPAAGLNLPDGVSADEAYFAAYRRYVRERGDFPGARQLARALQDFYGGTAPEERQLITSVRELRYRYNSEAESEYIP, encoded by the coding sequence GTGGCCGCGATACGTTTGACCCGAACGCACCGGATTCTGATCGGCATCGTCGTCATGGGCGCGGTGGTGATCGCCGGGATCGGCTTCGCCGGTTCCTACGCCGCCGTGCGCACCCTCGCCCTGCACAAGGGCTTCGGCTGGTTCGCGAACGTCTTCCCGATCGGCGTGGACGCCGGCATCGTGGTGCTGCTCGCACTCGACCTGCTGCTGACCTGGCTGCGGATCCCGTTCCCGCTGCTGCGGCAGACCGCGTGGCTGCTGACGGCGGCCACCATCGCCTTCAACGGCGCGGCCGCCTGGCCGGACCCGCTCGGCGTCGGCATGCACGCGATCATCCCGGTGCTGTTCGTGGTGTCGGTGGAAGCCGCCCGGCACGCGATCGGGCGGATCGCCGACATCACCGCCGACAAGCACATGGAGTCGGTCCGCATCACCCGCTGGCTGCTGGCACCGGTGCCGACCTTCCGGCTGTGGCGGCGGATGAAGCTGTGGGAGCTGCGGTCGTACGAGGAGGTCATCCGCCGCGAGCAGGACCGGCTGGTCTACCGGGCACGGCTGCGGGCCCGGTACGGCGTCGCGTGGCGCCGCAGGGCCCCCGTCGAGGCGATCATGCCGCTGCGGCTGGCGCGGTACGGGGTGCCGCTGTCGGAGACCGCCGACGCGGGACTCGAAGCCGCCGGCATCGACGTGGGGCCGCCCGTCAAGCAGTTGGAGGCCGCGGTGGTGGCCCGCCCGGCCGCCGACGAGCCGGGGCGGGCCGACCGGGCCGCCGCGTCCGGTCCGGCCGAGACGGCGGCCGGGCCCGGGTCGCTGCCCGGATCCCTGCCCGAGGCCGCGCCGGAACCCGGCCCCCAACCGGCCGACGACCCCGGCTTCGACGAGCAACAGCAGGCGTACGAACAGGAGTTGTACGAGAGCCGACTCTACGAACAGCAGATGTACGAGCAGCAGCCGTACGAGGAGCCGCCGCAGATCTCCCCGCACGACAGCCCGTGGTTCGCCGCCCAGCAGGTGCAGCAGCCCCAGCAGGCCAACGCCTACGCCCAGCAGCAGATACGGCAACAACCGCAGGCGCAGCCGCAGTACGAACAGCAGCCCTACGAGCAGCAGCAGTACCAGCAGCCGCCGTACGAGCAGTCCGGGCCGCAGCAACAGCAGCCGCCGGTGATGGTCCCCAACGGTCCCTACCGCCAGCGGCCCCTGGGCAACCCTGACATGAACGGCACCCTCAACGGCTTCAACGGGAACGGCTCCAACGGCCGGCCCGCCCAGGAGTTCCGTGAACCGCCGTACGTGGCGCAGCCCCAAGGCCAGCCGCAACCGCAGGCCCAGCCGACGCCTCCCGAGCCCGCCCCCGCCTCCGCCCCCGACGCAAACTCCGACACCTACCCGGCCGCCGGCCTCAACCTCCCCGACGGCGTCTCCGCGGACGAGGCGTACTTCGCCGCCTACCGCCGCTACGTGCGCGAGCGCGGCGACTTCCCGGGCGCCCGCCAACTCGCCCGCGCCCTCCAGGACTTCTACGGCGGCACCGCCCCCGAGGAACGCCAGCTGATCACCTCGGTCCGCGAACTGCGCTACCGCTACAACTCCGAGGCGGAGTCCGAGTACATCCCCTAG
- a CDS encoding fatty acid desaturase family protein, with protein MTSDSATTHETSPPTTGSLPPSLVAASDGTLAGTPDDAGSDFARLARRVATSGLLKRRPGYYSARIGGIAFLYAGTWAAFAFLGSSWWQLATAGVLGVLFAQIALVAHDIAHRQVFRLRRPSEVAGRIAGNLCVGMSYGWWQDKHTRHHANPNHEALDPDVNPDILLWSTDQARAARGVPRLIGGSQAYLFFPLLTLEGMNLHVAGVRALFRPEFKQRTLEAALLGLHIAGYLTVLFLVLSPLQALAFIAVHQGLFGVYMGCTFAPNHKGMPTLTGDDRPDFLRRQVLTSRNVRGGRFTDLALGGLNYQIEHHLFPSMPTPHLRQARPIVRAYCAELGISYAEAGLFASYAQALRHLHRVGAPLRAAPSA; from the coding sequence ATGACCAGTGACTCCGCGACCACGCACGAGACCTCACCCCCGACGACCGGGTCGCTGCCCCCGTCGTTGGTGGCCGCCTCCGACGGCACCCTCGCCGGCACTCCCGACGACGCGGGCAGCGACTTCGCCCGGCTGGCCCGCCGGGTGGCGACCTCGGGACTGCTCAAGCGCCGGCCCGGCTACTACTCCGCGCGGATAGGCGGCATCGCCTTCCTGTACGCGGGTACGTGGGCCGCGTTCGCCTTCCTCGGCAGCTCCTGGTGGCAGCTGGCCACCGCCGGCGTGCTGGGCGTGCTGTTCGCCCAGATCGCCCTGGTCGCGCACGACATCGCGCACCGCCAGGTGTTCCGGCTGCGGCGGCCGAGCGAGGTCGCCGGGCGGATCGCCGGGAACCTGTGCGTCGGTATGAGCTACGGCTGGTGGCAGGACAAGCACACCCGGCACCACGCCAACCCGAACCACGAAGCACTCGACCCGGACGTCAACCCCGACATCCTGCTGTGGTCCACCGACCAGGCGCGGGCCGCCCGCGGGGTGCCGCGCCTCATCGGCGGCAGCCAGGCGTACCTCTTCTTCCCGCTGCTCACGCTGGAGGGCATGAACCTCCACGTGGCCGGTGTACGGGCGCTGTTCCGCCCGGAGTTCAAGCAGCGCACGCTGGAGGCGGCCCTGCTGGGCCTGCACATCGCCGGCTACCTGACCGTGCTGTTCCTGGTGCTCTCCCCGCTCCAGGCGCTCGCCTTCATCGCGGTCCACCAGGGACTCTTCGGCGTCTACATGGGCTGCACCTTCGCCCCGAACCACAAGGGCATGCCGACGCTGACCGGCGACGACCGTCCGGACTTCCTGCGCCGCCAGGTGCTGACCTCCCGCAACGTGCGCGGCGGCCGGTTCACCGACCTCGCGCTGGGCGGGCTGAACTACCAGATCGAGCACCACCTGTTCCCGAGCATGCCCACCCCGCACCTGCGGCAGGCCCGCCCGATCGTCCGGGCGTACTGCGCCGAGCTCGGGATCTCCTACGCGGAGGCGGGCCTGTTCGCCTCCTACGCGCAGGCGCTGCGGCATCTGCACCGCGTCGGCGCCCCGCTGCGCGCTGCCCCGTCGGCGTGA
- a CDS encoding SDR family NAD(P)-dependent oxidoreductase, producing MSTRPRTAVVTGASSGIGAATARRLAEAGYHVVLAARRADRLDALAKELAAEGRSAAVYALDVTDRAAVDAFAASLDACDVLVNNAGGALGTDPVATADPADWRTMYEVNVLGVLHVTQALLPALTASGDGTVVVLSSTAGLATYEGGGGYVAAKHGAHVIAETLRLELNGRPVRVIEVAPGMVKTDEFALTRFRGDADRAAAVYAGVAEPLTADDVADGVAWAVTRPSHVNVDLLVLRPRAQASNSKVHREK from the coding sequence ATGAGCACCCGCCCCCGTACCGCAGTGGTCACCGGAGCGAGCAGCGGCATCGGTGCCGCGACCGCCCGCCGACTGGCCGAGGCCGGCTACCACGTGGTGCTCGCCGCGCGCCGCGCCGACCGGCTCGACGCGCTGGCCAAGGAACTGGCCGCGGAGGGCCGCAGCGCCGCCGTGTACGCCCTGGACGTCACCGACCGCGCCGCGGTGGACGCCTTCGCCGCCTCCCTCGACGCCTGCGACGTCCTGGTCAACAACGCGGGCGGCGCGCTCGGCACCGATCCGGTCGCCACCGCCGACCCCGCCGACTGGCGGACGATGTACGAGGTCAACGTCCTCGGCGTGCTCCACGTCACCCAGGCGCTGCTGCCCGCGCTGACCGCCTCCGGCGACGGCACGGTCGTGGTGCTCTCCTCCACCGCGGGCCTGGCCACGTACGAGGGCGGCGGCGGTTACGTGGCCGCCAAGCACGGCGCCCACGTCATCGCCGAGACGCTGCGGCTGGAGCTCAACGGGCGGCCGGTCCGCGTCATCGAGGTCGCCCCCGGCATGGTGAAGACCGACGAGTTCGCCCTCACCCGCTTCCGCGGCGACGCCGACCGGGCCGCCGCCGTCTACGCGGGCGTCGCCGAACCGCTGACCGCCGACGACGTGGCCGACGGTGTCGCCTGGGCGGTCACCCGCCCCTCGCACGTCAACGTCGACCTGCTGGTGCTCCGGCCGCGCGCCCAGGCCAGCAACTCCAAGGTGCACCGGGAGAAGTGA
- a CDS encoding cold-shock protein, which yields MASGTVKWFNSEKGFGFIEQDGGGADVFAHYSNIATQGYRELQEGQKVTFDVTQGQKGPQAENIVPS from the coding sequence ATGGCAAGCGGAACCGTGAAGTGGTTCAACTCGGAAAAGGGCTTCGGCTTCATCGAGCAGGACGGCGGCGGCGCCGACGTCTTCGCCCACTACTCGAACATCGCCACCCAGGGCTACCGTGAGCTCCAGGAAGGCCAGAAGGTGACTTTCGACGTCACGCAGGGCCAGAAGGGCCCGCAGGCGGAGAACATCGTTCCCTCCTGA
- a CDS encoding acyltransferase family protein, whose product MRHAERSGADDWPPSPVTIPGGSGLLPPAQPAAPGRDSRDAATGAAATPTGRGTAVQTPPWDTHFPAPAPPPAAERPEPAPPEAPPPAPPPRRARLYVIDAVRLFAAVLVALHHFAGTKRANTAHNVIWDRPVSHIMPTVFRFAAYGWIGVEIFFVISGFVICMSCWGRRPRDFFVSRVIRLYPAYWFGVVFTTVVLTAFPGVWAKPTTRDALYNLSMLQSGSRIPNVDGVYWTLWSELRFYLIFLVVVAAGLTYRKVVVFCCVWGALAMLAPVSGLPFLVLLADPDGAWYFIAGLALFLMYRFGQDLLLWGILALSWLMAQDEIGRRIDQVEHVSSWRGALTVYTLFILFMVCVALGYTDRFQWKWLITAGSLTYPFYLIHYTAGTIAIHHLRDRADPRVLVAGLIVGGLVLSYLIHRLVERPVSKLLKRGLTNAFAHLGPMPSRKTAS is encoded by the coding sequence ATGAGGCATGCGGAGAGGAGCGGCGCCGACGACTGGCCGCCGAGCCCCGTGACCATACCCGGGGGCAGTGGACTCCTCCCGCCGGCGCAGCCGGCCGCACCGGGCAGGGACTCCCGTGACGCCGCGACCGGCGCCGCGGCGACACCCACCGGCCGCGGCACAGCCGTCCAGACGCCGCCCTGGGACACCCACTTCCCCGCCCCCGCGCCGCCGCCGGCCGCCGAGCGCCCGGAACCCGCCCCGCCCGAGGCCCCCCCGCCCGCACCGCCCCCCCGGCGGGCCCGGCTCTACGTCATCGACGCGGTACGGCTGTTCGCCGCCGTCCTGGTGGCCCTGCACCACTTCGCCGGCACCAAGCGGGCGAACACCGCGCACAACGTCATATGGGACCGGCCGGTGTCCCACATCATGCCCACCGTGTTCCGCTTCGCCGCCTACGGCTGGATAGGCGTCGAGATCTTCTTCGTCATCAGCGGCTTCGTCATCTGTATGTCCTGCTGGGGGCGCCGGCCGCGGGACTTCTTCGTGTCCCGGGTGATCCGCCTGTACCCGGCGTACTGGTTCGGCGTGGTGTTCACCACCGTGGTGCTGACCGCGTTCCCCGGGGTGTGGGCCAAGCCCACCACGCGGGACGCCCTGTACAACCTCTCGATGCTCCAGTCCGGTTCCCGCATCCCCAACGTGGACGGCGTGTACTGGACGCTCTGGTCGGAGCTGCGGTTCTACCTGATCTTCCTGGTGGTGGTCGCCGCCGGGCTCACGTACCGCAAGGTCGTGGTCTTCTGCTGCGTCTGGGGCGCGCTGGCGATGCTCGCGCCGGTGTCCGGGCTGCCGTTCCTGGTCCTGCTCGCCGACCCCGACGGCGCCTGGTACTTCATCGCCGGGCTGGCGCTCTTCCTGATGTACCGCTTCGGCCAGGACCTGTTGCTGTGGGGGATCCTGGCGCTGTCCTGGCTGATGGCGCAGGACGAGATCGGCCGGCGTATCGACCAGGTCGAGCACGTCTCCAGCTGGCGCGGGGCGCTGACGGTCTACACGCTCTTCATTCTCTTCATGGTGTGCGTCGCGCTCGGCTACACCGACCGCTTCCAGTGGAAGTGGCTGATCACCGCCGGGTCCCTGACGTACCCCTTCTACCTGATCCACTACACGGCCGGCACGATCGCCATCCACCACCTGCGCGACCGGGCCGATCCCCGGGTACTGGTCGCGGGGCTGATCGTCGGCGGGCTGGTGCTGAGCTATCTGATCCACCGGCTGGTCGAGCGGCCTGTGTCGAAGCTGCTCAAACGGGGCCTGACCAACGCCTTCGCGCACCTGGGCCCGATGCCGTCCCGCAAGACGGCATCGTAG
- a CDS encoding DEAD/DEAH box helicase produces MNGKGRRTSSRQFTRTSSAPSSAGSSAPRRGTPSRGGRPAAPQGEFALPVSTTPPLPAVESFADLDMPAPLLAELTRQGVTVPFPIQGATLPNSLAGRDVLGRGRTGSGKTLAFGLALLARTAGQRAEPRQPLALVLVPTRELAQQVTDALTPYARPLRLRLTTVVGGMSIGRQAGALREGVEVVVATPGRLRDLVERGDCRLDQVRVTVLDEADQMADMGFMPQVTAVLKQVLPGGQRMLFSATLDRNVDKLVRQFLSDPVVHSVDPSAGTITTMEHHVLQVAGDDKRAATIRIAARDGRVILFMDSKRAVDRLTRDLLAGGVRAAALHGGKSQPQRNRTLAQFKSGDVTALVATNVAARGIHIDDLDLVVNVDPPADHKDYLHRGGRTARAGASGSVVTLVLPEQRRDMDRLMRDAGIAPRTAQVHSADAELARITGARVPSGVPVTIAVPAPAAVHPSGGSAAGRSRRGRRRTGAAAAGSGGSPRTQGSTAGTATGGARNGSGAARTGNGSGAGRGGNGSAGGRGGGAAGTGRTGNGAAGGRSGARADRAPYRRNAA; encoded by the coding sequence ATGAACGGCAAAGGCCGTCGTACCTCGTCACGTCAGTTCACCCGCACGTCCTCCGCTCCTTCGTCCGCCGGCTCGTCGGCACCGCGCCGCGGCACGCCCTCCCGGGGCGGGCGGCCCGCCGCTCCGCAGGGTGAGTTCGCGCTGCCGGTGAGCACCACGCCGCCGCTGCCCGCGGTCGAGTCCTTCGCCGACCTGGACATGCCCGCGCCGCTGCTGGCCGAGCTGACCCGGCAGGGCGTCACCGTGCCGTTCCCGATCCAGGGCGCGACGCTGCCGAACTCGCTGGCCGGCCGGGACGTGCTCGGCCGCGGCCGGACCGGCTCCGGCAAGACGCTCGCCTTCGGTCTGGCCCTGCTGGCCCGTACCGCCGGGCAGCGCGCCGAGCCCCGGCAGCCGCTGGCGCTGGTGCTGGTCCCGACCAGGGAACTGGCCCAGCAGGTCACCGACGCCCTGACGCCGTACGCCCGGCCGCTGCGGCTGCGGCTGACCACGGTCGTCGGCGGCATGTCGATCGGCCGGCAGGCCGGCGCCCTGCGGGAAGGCGTCGAGGTCGTCGTCGCCACCCCCGGCCGACTGCGGGACCTGGTGGAGCGCGGCGACTGCCGGCTGGACCAGGTGCGCGTCACGGTGCTGGACGAGGCCGACCAGATGGCCGACATGGGCTTCATGCCGCAGGTCACGGCGGTGCTCAAGCAGGTGCTTCCGGGCGGCCAGCGGATGCTGTTCTCGGCGACCTTGGACCGCAACGTCGACAAGCTGGTCCGCCAGTTCCTCAGCGACCCGGTGGTCCACTCGGTCGACCCGTCGGCCGGCACCATCACCACCATGGAGCACCACGTGCTCCAGGTGGCCGGCGACGACAAGCGCGCCGCCACGATCCGGATCGCCGCCCGTGACGGCCGGGTGATCCTCTTCATGGACAGCAAGCGCGCCGTGGACCGGCTCACCCGCGACCTGCTGGCCGGCGGGGTACGGGCGGCGGCGCTGCACGGCGGCAAGTCCCAGCCGCAGCGCAACCGGACCCTGGCCCAGTTCAAGAGCGGCGACGTGACGGCGCTGGTGGCCACCAACGTGGCCGCGCGCGGCATCCACATCGACGACCTCGACCTGGTGGTCAACGTCGACCCGCCCGCCGACCACAAGGACTACCTGCACCGCGGCGGCCGTACCGCGCGAGCCGGCGCCTCCGGCAGCGTCGTCACCCTGGTGCTGCCCGAGCAGCGGCGCGACATGGACCGGCTGATGCGCGACGCCGGGATCGCGCCGCGGACCGCCCAGGTGCACTCCGCCGACGCCGAACTGGCCCGGATCACCGGCGCCCGGGTGCCGTCCGGAGTGCCGGTGACCATCGCGGTGCCGGCGCCCGCCGCCGTGCACCCCAGCGGTGGCTCGGCGGCCGGCCGCAGCAGGCGCGGCCGGCGGCGCACCGGCGCGGCGGCCGCGGGCTCGGGCGGCTCCCCCCGCACGCAGGGCTCGACGGCCGGTACGGCCACCGGCGGGGCGCGCAACGGCTCCGGCGCGGCCCGTACCGGGAACGGCTCGGGCGCCGGGCGGGGCGGTAACGGTTCCGCGGGCGGCCGTGGCGGCGGCGCCGCGGGCACCGGCCGGACCGGGAACGGCGCGGCGGGCGGCCGGAGCGGCGCCCGCGCCGACCGGGCGCCGTACCGGCGCAACGCCGCGTAG
- a CDS encoding RtcB family protein — translation MSQAGIPGTYTEVPGVRVPIRMWADPATVEGEAMRQLRNVSSLPWVKGLAVMPDVHYGKGATVGSVIAMHGAVCPAAVGVDIGCGMSAVRTSLRAADLPADLSRLRSRIEQAIPVGRGLHENPVDPGRLHGFATAGWSDFWSRFDALAQPVRFRAERAAQQMGTLGSGNHFVEVCLDTEDCVWLMLHSGSRNIGKELADHHIGVARQLPHNQGLVDRDLAVFVSDTPQMAAYRDDLFWAQEYARHNRAVMMALLQDVVRRELPKTRPAFDPVISCHHNYVSEERYDGMDLLVTRKGAISAGSGELGIIPGSMGTESYIVRGLGNEASFNSASHGAGRRMSRSAAKRTFGVRDLEEQTRGVECRKDAGVVDEIPGAYKPIGKVIERQRDLVEVVAELKQVVCVKG, via the coding sequence ATGTCACAGGCGGGGATACCCGGTACGTACACGGAGGTGCCCGGCGTCCGGGTGCCGATCCGGATGTGGGCCGACCCGGCGACGGTCGAGGGCGAGGCGATGCGGCAGCTGCGCAACGTCTCCTCGCTGCCCTGGGTCAAGGGCCTGGCCGTCATGCCCGACGTCCATTACGGCAAGGGCGCCACGGTCGGCTCGGTCATCGCCATGCACGGCGCGGTCTGCCCGGCGGCGGTCGGCGTCGACATCGGCTGCGGCATGAGCGCGGTGCGGACGTCGCTGCGGGCCGCGGACCTGCCCGCCGACCTCTCCCGGCTGCGGAGCCGGATCGAGCAGGCCATCCCGGTCGGCCGCGGGCTGCACGAGAACCCCGTCGACCCGGGGCGGCTGCACGGCTTCGCCACCGCCGGCTGGTCGGACTTCTGGTCCCGTTTCGACGCGCTCGCCCAGCCGGTGCGGTTCCGCGCCGAGCGGGCCGCCCAGCAGATGGGCACCCTCGGCTCCGGCAACCACTTCGTGGAGGTCTGCCTCGACACCGAGGACTGCGTCTGGCTGATGCTGCACTCCGGCTCGCGCAACATCGGCAAGGAACTGGCCGACCACCACATCGGCGTGGCCCGGCAGCTCCCGCACAACCAGGGCCTCGTCGACCGCGACCTCGCGGTGTTCGTCTCCGACACCCCGCAAATGGCCGCCTACCGCGACGACCTCTTCTGGGCCCAGGAGTACGCCCGGCACAACCGCGCCGTCATGATGGCCCTCCTCCAGGACGTCGTCCGCCGCGAACTCCCCAAAACCCGCCCGGCCTTCGACCCCGTCATCTCCTGCCACCACAACTACGTCTCCGAGGAGCGCTACGACGGCATGGACCTGCTGGTCACCCGCAAGGGCGCGATCAGCGCGGGCTCCGGCGAACTCGGCATCATCCCGGGCTCGATGGGTACCGAGTCCTACATCGTCCGCGGCCTCGGCAACGAGGCGTCCTTCAACTCCGCCTCCCACGGCGCCGGCCGCCGGATGAGCCGCTCCGCGGCCAAGCGCACCTTCGGCGTCCGCGACCTGGAAGAGCAGACCCGCGGCGTCGAGTGCCGCAAGGACGCGGGCGTCGTCGACGAGATCCCCGGCGCGTACAAGCCGATCGGCAAGGTGATCGAGCGCCAGCGCGACCTGGTGGAGGTCGTCGCCGAACTCAAGCAGGTCGTCTGCGTCAAGGGGTAG